From one Catellatospora sp. IY07-71 genomic stretch:
- a CDS encoding MarP family serine protease, protein MSIVDGVLLLLLLLFGVSGYRQGFVVGVLSFTGFFGGALIGLQLGPLLAGLITDPVLKLVVSLIAIFGLAVLGQSLAGWWGSRLRRAITNRTGQIADDLGGAVVSVLAVTVVAWLVAVPLSDSDQPWLARAVRNSSMLAAIDKVMPGEAKSLTEALRETVDTNGFPEVFGDLVPTEVKEVPAPDPKLAGSQVVLNAKKSVVKVLGNAPSCSRRIEGSGFVFAEQHVMTNAHVVAGTQSVRINLNGNLMSGKVVVYDPERDLAVIHVPSLKAPVMRFANSPAKSGSDAIVLGFPLDGPYNAQSARVRDVGDITGPDIYEDGTVTREVYTIRGLVRSGNSGGPLVSADGTVLGVIFAAAADDPNVGYAVTADEASTIALMGRTRTSAVPTGKCA, encoded by the coding sequence ATGTCGATCGTCGACGGTGTCCTCCTGCTCCTGCTGCTGCTCTTCGGGGTCAGCGGCTATCGGCAGGGCTTCGTGGTGGGCGTGCTCTCGTTCACCGGCTTCTTCGGGGGCGCCCTGATCGGACTGCAGCTCGGCCCGCTGCTCGCGGGTCTCATCACCGACCCGGTGCTGAAGCTGGTGGTGTCGCTGATCGCGATCTTCGGCCTGGCCGTGCTCGGCCAGTCGCTGGCCGGCTGGTGGGGCAGCAGGCTGCGGCGCGCCATCACGAACCGCACCGGGCAGATCGCCGACGACCTGGGTGGCGCCGTCGTCTCCGTGCTCGCGGTGACCGTGGTCGCCTGGCTGGTCGCGGTGCCGCTGAGCGACTCCGACCAGCCCTGGCTGGCCCGTGCCGTGCGCAACAGCAGCATGCTCGCGGCGATCGACAAGGTGATGCCGGGCGAGGCGAAGTCGCTCACCGAGGCGCTGCGCGAGACCGTCGACACCAACGGCTTCCCGGAGGTCTTCGGCGACCTGGTGCCGACCGAGGTCAAGGAGGTCCCCGCGCCGGACCCCAAGCTGGCCGGGTCGCAGGTCGTGCTGAACGCCAAGAAGTCCGTGGTCAAGGTGCTGGGCAACGCGCCGAGCTGCAGCCGCCGCATCGAGGGCTCCGGGTTCGTGTTCGCCGAGCAGCACGTGATGACCAACGCGCACGTGGTCGCGGGCACCCAGAGCGTCCGGATCAACCTCAACGGCAACCTGATGTCCGGCAAGGTCGTGGTGTACGACCCGGAGCGCGACCTCGCCGTGATCCACGTGCCGTCGCTGAAGGCGCCGGTCATGCGGTTTGCCAACTCGCCCGCCAAGAGCGGCTCGGACGCCATCGTGCTGGGCTTCCCGCTGGACGGGCCCTACAACGCCCAGTCCGCCCGGGTCCGCGACGTCGGCGACATCACCGGCCCGGACATCTACGAGGACGGCACGGTGACCCGCGAGGTGTACACCATCCGCGGCCTGGTCCGCAGCGGCAACTCGGGCGGCCCGCTGGTCTCGGCGGACGGCACCGTGCTGGGCGTGATCTTCGCGGCGGCCGCCGACGACCCGAACGTCGGCTACGCCGTCACCGCGGACGAGGCCTCGACGATCGCCCTGATGGGCCGCACCCGCACCAGCGCCGTCCCGACCGGCAAGTGCGCCTGA